The window TAGTCTAGCCTTCAACAAACAATCATTCTAATTTCTTTAAACCACTAATAAATTCACCCAATAATTTCAATTGTTCGGTTACCGAAATTGTGGCGGTGCCACCAATAACATCATATTGTTCTACATTACTAGAATAATCGGCCACCTTGGCTATGTCCACATCGAAATGGGgacaaatttgttgtaaatctTCTAAAGGTATTTCGGTTATCTCCAAAGACATGCGTTCAGCATGGGCCACCACAGCGCCGATATAGTGATGCGCCTTGCGGAAAGGCACGCCCTTGCGTACTAGATAATAAGcctgcaaaacaaaaataaacaataaataatttatttgttaagttAAGTTTTAAGATACTACTCACCCAATCGGTAGCCAACATATCGGAACTCAAGGCCATTtccattttttgcatttttattttcatactcTTTACTACACCCTCCGTTACCGCTAAAGCCAATTGCAATTTATCAAAAGCCtcaaaacaatattgtttatcaAATTGCAAATCTTTATTATAAGTTGAAGGGGTACCCTTTATGGTCATCATGGCTCCCGTTAAAGTGGCACACAGATTGGCCGATAAGCCTCTTACCAATTCCAAACTATCGGGATTACGTTTTTGTGGCATTAAACTACTGCCGGTGGAGAAATCATCGGAAATTTGTATGAAATCAAATTCTTTGGTTGCATAGATAATTAAGTCCTCCGCCAGGCGGGATAAGTGAAGACCCACCATTGAGCAACAGTAAATGAAGTCGACTAAAATAGAAGAATATTTATCATTCAAGAAAATGTCGTATATTCAGATTCTGTATAAAATCTgtaatagactagaccatattgTAGACAATAAACTgaaccataaactagactagaa of the Lucilia cuprina isolate Lc7/37 chromosome 2, ASM2204524v1, whole genome shotgun sequence genome contains:
- the LOC111678688 gene encoding argininosuccinate lyase, whose amino-acid sequence is MVGLHLSRLAEDLIIYATKEFDFIQISDDFSTGSSLMPQKRNPDSLELVRGLSANLCATLTGAMMTIKGTPSTYNKDLQFDKQYCFEAFDKLQLALAVTEGVVKSMKIKMQKMEMALSSDMLATDWAYYLVRKGVPFRKAHHYIGAVVAHAERMSLEITEIPLEDLQQICPHFDVDIAKVADYSSNVEQYDVIGGTATISVTEQLKLLGEFISGLKKLE